The Malus domestica chromosome 10, GDT2T_hap1 genome contains a region encoding:
- the LOC103445409 gene encoding probable serine/threonine-protein kinase PBL26 — protein sequence MSCFSCFSSHEKKASNKRSNSGRKEQLPANLSQEHNVPPARQPRPPPDEVPKPKPTPPAEDPAANTSSANKEPVNHNNIAAQTFTFRELATATKNFRQECLIGEGGFGRVYKGKLDKTAQVVAVKQLDRNGLQGNREFLVEVLMLSLLHHEHLVNLIGYCADGDQRLLVYEYMPLGSVEDHLLDLPEDQKPLDWFKRLRIALGAAKGLEYLHDKANPPVIYRDLKSSNILLDADFNAKLSDFGLAKLGPIGDKTHVSSRVMGTYGYCAPEYQRTGQLTVKSDVYSFGVVLLELITGRRAIDTTLTTREQNLVAWAHPVFKDPNRYPELADPLLQGNFPMRALNQAVAIAAMCLHEEAPVRPLMSDVVSALSFLGTGPDTATSPISSLPSPSPDQTMSVVNEDPQLEDSVTERQRAVAEAMEWGSSSRHNGVEALRCGSTSSL from the exons ATGAGTTGCTTTTCTTGCTTTTCATCCCATGAAAAGAAAGCATCTAACAAAAGATCAAATAGTGGGAGGAAAGAACAATTGCCTGCCAATCTTTCTCAAGAACACAATGTTCCACCAGCCCGACAGCCTCGGCCTCCTCCAGATG AAGTTCCTAAACCAAAACCTACACCACCAGCTGAGGATCCAGCAGCAAACACCAGTAGTGCCAATAAAGAACCCGTAAACCACAACAACATTGCTGCGCAAACTTTCACATTCCGGGAATTGGCGACAGCAACGAAGAACTTCAGGCAAGAATGTCTCATTGGAGAGGGCGGATTTGGAAGAGTTTACAAGGGAAAACTTGACAAAACAGCACAGGTTGTGGCTGTGAAGCAACTTGACAGGAATGGCTTGCAAGGAAACCGAGAGTTTCTTGTCGAGGTGTTGATGTTGAGCCTCCTACACCACGAACATTTAGTAAATCTTATCGGATATTGCGCGGACGGCGATCAGAGACTTCTTGTGTACGAGTACATGCCCTTGGGATCTGTGGAAGACCATTTGCTAG ATCTTCCAGAAGACCAGAAGCCACTAGATTGGTTCAAAAGACTGAGAATAGCTCTGGGAGCTGCCAAGGGTCTAGAATACTTGCATGACAAGGCAAATCCGCCTGTTATCTACCGCGATTTAAAGTCTTCCAACATTTTACTTGACGCTGATTTCAATGCAAAACTCTCCGATTTCGGGCTAGCTAAGCTTGGACCTATTGGAGACAAGACTCATGTATCTTCAAGAGTAATGGGAACATATGGTTATTGTGCCCCAGAGTACCAAAGAACAGGACAGCTCACTGTCAAGTCCGATGTCTACAGTTTCGGAGTTGTTTTGTTGGAATTGATCACTGGAAGGAGAGCCATTGACACCACACTAACAACCAGGGAGCAAAATCTAGTTGCTTGG GCACATCCGGTATTCAAGGATCCAAATAGGTATCCAGAACTAGCCGATCCACTTCTTCAAGGTAACTTTCCGATGAGAGCACTAAATCAAGCTGTGGCAATTGCAGCAATGTGCCTCCACGAGGAAGCGCCCGTTCGTCCCTTGATGAGCGATGTGGTTAGTGCCCTTAGTTTCCTCGGGACAGGTCCAGACACTGCTACCTCGCCTATAAGCAGCCTTCCCTCTCCATCACCGGATCAAACAATGTCGGTCGTAAACGAGGACCCTCAGCTTGAAGACAGTGTCACTGAACGCCAACGCGCTGTGGCAGAAGCCATGGAATGGGGTTCGAGTTCAAGACACAATGGAGTGGAAGCATTACGGTGTGGAAGTACCTCTTCATTGTAA